One region of Miscanthus floridulus cultivar M001 chromosome 19, ASM1932011v1, whole genome shotgun sequence genomic DNA includes:
- the LOC136525825 gene encoding uncharacterized mitochondrial protein AtMg00820-like, translating into MASSAASARGGVVPSPGAVPAAGSLPQGAIRITPVANDHIMVTRGKQGFRQPRTLMNLQATILSPIPKTYRGALADPNRRDAMQEEFTALQANHTWDLVPPPPGTNIVTGKWVYKHKLHPDGTLDCYKAHWVLRGFTQRPGIDFGETFSPAVKPATIHTVLSLAVSHNWASTS; encoded by the coding sequence ATGGCATCCAGCGCCGCCAGCGCTCGTGGTGGCGTTGTACCCTCGCCTGGTGCTGTGCCTGCGGCTGGCTCTCTTCCACAGGGTGCCATTCGAATAACACCTGTTGCAAATGATCATATCATGGTTACTCGAGGCAAGCAAGGTTTTCGACAGCCCAGGACACTTATGAATCTGCAGGCCACTATTTTGTCTCCTATTCCGAAGACCTACCGTGGTGCTTTGGCCGATCCAAACCGGCGTGATGCTATGCAAGAGGAATTCACAGCCCTCCAAGCAAATCATACATGGGATCTtgttcctcctcctcctggcaCTAATATTGTTACAGGCAAGTGGGTCTATAAGCACAAATTACATCCGGATGGCACACTTGACTGTTACAAAGCTCATTGGGTACTTCGAGGCTTTACACAACGTCCTGGCATTGATTTTGGGGAGACATTCAGTCCTGCTGTGAAGCCCGCCACTATTCACACAGTTCTTTCTCTAGCAGTCTCTCACAACTGGGCGTCCACCAGTTAG
- the LOC136527586 gene encoding 12-oxophytodienoate reductase 1-like — MVQQASKEVIPLMTPYKMGQFQLSHRVVLAPLTRCRSYGNVPQPHAAVYYAQRATKGGLLIAEATGVSPTAQGYPETPGIWTQEQVEAWKPIVDAVHRKGGIFFCQIWHVGRVSTNDFQPDGQAPISSTDKQIAPDAESGMVYSKPRRLPTEEIPGIVDDFRRAARNAIEAGFDGVEIHGAHGYLLEQFMKDSSNDRTDEYGGSLENRCRFAVEVIDAIVREVGAHRVGIRLSPFVDFVDCVDSDPVALGHYMIQQLNKHEGFLYCHMVEPRMAIVDGRWQIPHGLLPFRKAFNGTFIAAGGYDREEGNKVVAEDYTDLVAYGRIFLANPDLPKRFELNGPLNKYDRSTFYTQDPVVGYTDYPFMEDDSNTEE; from the exons ATGGTGCAGCAAGCTTCGAAGGAGGTGATCCCGCTGATGACGCCGTACAAGATGGGCCAGTTCCAGCTCTCCCACCGGGTGGTCCTCGCGCCGCTGACGAGGTGCCGCTCCTACGGCAACGTGCCGCAGCCGCACGCCGCCGTGTACTACGCGCAGCGCGCCACCAAGGGTGGCCTGCTCATCGCGGAGGCCACGGGGGTGTCGCCCACCGCGCAGGGGTACCCGGAGACACCTGGCATCTGGACACAGGAGCAGGTCGAGGCGTGGAAGCCCATCGTCGACGCCGTCCACCGGAAGGGTGGCATCTTCTTCTGCCAGATTTGGCATGTCGGCAGGGTCTCGACCAATG ATTTTCAGCCCGACGGGCAGGCGCCTATCTCGAGCACGGACAAGCAGATTGCTCCGGACGCCGAGTCCGGAATGGTGTATTCGAAGCCGCGCCGGTTGCCAACCGAGGAGATCCCCGGCATCGTCGATGATTTCAGGCGGGCTGCACGGAATGCAATTGAAGCCGGCTTCGATGGTGTTGAGATCCACGGTGCGCATGGATATCTCCTCGAGCAATTCATGAAGGACAGTTCTAATGACCGCACCGACGAGTACGGCGGCAGCCTGGAGAATCGGTGCCGCTTCGCCGTGGAGGTCATCGACGCCATTGTCCGCGAGGTGGGCGCGCACCGCGTGGGCATCAGGCTATCGCCGTTTGTTGACTTCGTGGATTGCGTGGATTCCGATCCTGTGGCGCTTGGCCACTACATGATCCAGCAGCTCAACAAGCACGAGGGTTTTCTCTACTGCCACATGGTGGAACCTCGAATGGCGATCGTCGACGGCCGCTGGCAGATCCCTCACGGGCTCCTGCCGTTCCGAAAGGCGTTTAACGGCACGTTTATTGCAGCCGGCGGGTACGACCGAGAGGAAGGAAACAAGGTAGTGGCAGAAGACTATACTGACCTTGTCGCATATGGGAGAATCTTCTTGGCTAATCCGGACCTGCCAAAGAGGTTCGAACTGAATGGTCCACTGAACAAGTACGACCGCTCTACCTTCTACACGCAAGATCCTGTTGTTGGCTACACGGATTATCCTTTCATGGAAGATGATAGCAATACTGAGGAGTAA